GATTCAGTACGATATGAGTCAACCCATCTATCTGGACGACTTTTGTATCAATACGGTAAACCGTTTTCATGTTCTCCTCTGTGAGAACATCCTGAACATTTCCGTCGGCGAATATCCTTCCTTGATGCATGAGGATAACGCGATCGGCGTATGCAGCGGTAATGTTGAGGTCGTGACAGACCATTATGATGATGATCTGCTTCTCTTTAGCGTAGTCCTTGAGGAATCTCATGATCTCCATCTGATAACGGACATCCAAGTTGGATGTGGGCTCATCAAGGATGAGGACCTTCGGATCCTGGACCAATCCACGTGCTATCGTGACACGCTGGGCCTGTCCGGCACTCAGCTGACTGATATCACGTTCACAGAGTTCGTCAAGATCGAGTAGCGTCACGACCTTTTCTACTATCTCGAGATCTTTCTCCGTAATGCTGTAACCTGAGACTGGTGCACGTCCTAGAAGGATTGATTCTAGCACCTTCATGGAGAAGGCACTGGACACACTATTGGGAACGTAAGCAATCTTCTTGGCTATGTCCAGACGGGACATGTCGGCCACGTTCTCGCCGTCGATGTATACATTCCCTGCTGAAGGGATGTAGAGCTTGTTCAGAGTCTTGGCGATGGTGGTCTTACCTACACCGTTCGGACCAAGGATGCACACAAGCTCCGGCTTGTCGAAAGTCACGCTGACATCGTAGAGGATCTGCTTAGTTGGATACTTGAAATCCAGATTCTCCACCTTGAGTACTGTCATGCCCACGCCTCCTTCCTAGCTTTAAGGATCAGGAACAGGAACAGCGGACCTCCGATACAGGAAGTGACCACTCCAATCGGCAGTATGTTCGGTGCGACGATCGTCCTTGAGACAATATCAGCAACAACGAGCAACAGGGCTCCGACAATAGCGGATGAAGGTATGAGATAACGGTTGTCCGTTCCCACGAACACCCTTGCGATGTGGGGCGAGACCAATCCGACGAATCCGATGATTCCGGTAAAACTAACGATGGCTGCTGCCATGAGCGTAAGGACCAACATCATGAGCATCCTGCGGTTTTCCACATTGATTCCCAATGCTTTAGCACTCTCATCGCCGAGGCCCATGACATTCAACTGCTTAGATAGGGCCTGGAGGACGATTGAACCTGCGATCACAATGACAAGAATGACGATCACGTTGCTGAAGTCTGTTCCGGATATGGATCCGACCATCCACTGATAAACAGCCGACATATCCTCGGGATGAGCCGAGATCATGAACAGCTGCGTCAGGGCATCGAACAGATACATCATACCGATACCGCATAGGATCATCACAGTAGGCGATGCAGTATGCAGTTTCGACATCATCAGAATGACGACGGCAGGGATGACTGCGAACACGA
The nucleotide sequence above comes from Methanomassiliicoccales archaeon LGM-RCC1. Encoded proteins:
- a CDS encoding ABC transporter ATP-binding protein, producing MTVLKVENLDFKYPTKQILYDVSVTFDKPELVCILGPNGVGKTTIAKTLNKLYIPSAGNVYIDGENVADMSRLDIAKKIAYVPNSVSSAFSMKVLESILLGRAPVSGYSITEKDLEIVEKVVTLLDLDELCERDISQLSAGQAQRVTIARGLVQDPKVLILDEPTSNLDVRYQMEIMRFLKDYAKEKQIIIIMVCHDLNITAAYADRVILMHQGRIFADGNVQDVLTEENMKTVYRIDTKVVQIDGLTHIVLNPL
- a CDS encoding iron ABC transporter permease, whose translation is MTEKGSPSEDVLAMIKSKEEAVRFRESYSKLIRHRVLFIIIATILLIITALYAITIGSYTITFTEVYENIWYWISGAEPPDITKYHIAAEVRLPRVLTAMLAGVGLAIAGTTMQGMLKNPLADPYTMGISSGAGFGAALALIVGFEIIAGGGIVINAFVFAVIPAVVILMMSKLHTASPTVMILCGIGMMYLFDALTQLFMISAHPEDMSAVYQWMVGSISGTDFSNVIVILVIVIAGSIVLQALSKQLNVMGLGDESAKALGINVENRRMLMMLVLTLMAAAIVSFTGIIGFVGLVSPHIARVFVGTDNRYLIPSSAIVGALLLVVADIVSRTIVAPNILPIGVVTSCIGGPLFLFLILKARKEAWA